The DNA segment ACTCAATTTCGCACtgataaaaagaataatagATTTGCAgcagtaaaatgtaaaatagttcGCCTTTCGtgatatgataaaaagatctaaaagttaaaagaaaatcactttCTTTCCTTTTCATATACTTAAAGTTgattaaaatgttcatattGCCTAAAAACTTAATCCACGCATAGAAATAGACAATttcacatcataaaatataaaacaggaTTTTTAAGATTTCGTTGCATCTATATATTAGCACTTTGTGCGACGTTTACGATCTAGGCACGCACTGTAATGTAACAGCAATTGTCATATGTTTATTAATATAGTTCTAAACGCTTGTCTTTAAAAGGTAAAAGATTTTATCTCACATCTATATTGGCACCGGCACACCCATATTACGTATTTGTTGCAGCAATCTGCATAATGTTCATTGTAAATATGGTCAAATTACACCCATGAATTCCGAAGCGTTTGAAATTAACATGTTATACAGTGAGCTCGACTTATTTGAAATTGGCTGCCCTACACACCCAGACCCAACCCTACCATAAACCCTGATCAAATCATCTTCCAATCAGCTATGGTTGAAGTAGAAGTTTACATCTGGCGCTGTATATAAGGTATATGAGACGTTTTGCTTGGTGTTCTATCTTTGAGACTTCTTCACTGTTCAGACGAAGTTGTCGTTGTACCATGGTTATGTCCATCAATATCTGTATTTTGGTCCCTTCATTAAGAGATTCCCACTCTATTTTGCTGTTGCTTGTTAATATGTTCTCTATCTCTTTAATTACAGGTCTTCTGATGTTGTCCCAAGCTTTACATTTGATCAATAGATGTTCAACCGTTTCCACTTCCTGGCTGCATGCGTTGCATATTTCCTGGTTTCcttctttgtaaattttatatctCAGGGGCTGCAGTGAGTAGGTTCCAGTGAGGAGTTTTAGTTTGATTGGAATTCTAAAACGGTCTTTGTTGGTGTATCTTTTGATCTTCAGTATGCTGTGGATTTTGCCTGCCATGAAGTTGTCTGTTTGAAGGTATTTTAGCCCTTGATACAGGTTGGCAATAACTGATATTTCTTTGACCCAGTGGTTAgcaatttgtctttttatttgattgaCAGTGGTTTTAGTCACATCTGCATTATTCAGACGGTACGCACAGTATTGGTGAACCCTACTAGGTCCGCGTTTTTTTCTTCCTAATTTGAGCATGTCTTTTAGAATAAATGAAAACTGGTATGATATGTCATGTCTAAAAGACAATAGTTTTATAGTAATacctttgaaataataaaattataacataaaattaaatcaaataaccCTATAGGgaaaaaaaacgtcaaaaaataTGAGCGTAACTTGTAACATGGAAATCGagtttttttagtaatttgaaTCAGAAAATCTTATTTTTGCACGCAAATTAGCGGGAAATGCTATGCACAATTTTAGCACAATTCGCTACGACGTCGCATCCGACGTTTtgggcatttttttcaaatatgcgAGTTAGAAGATGCATTGAAATGTTCAAAAGATGATGTAACAAGACATATGAAATAGGGTGAACAATTACAATGGATTCTACGGTGAGAAGTTTTATAGAatgcaataatatataaacgaaaaaaaaaacatatattcttAATGTGCTTTTAATTCTGTTTacaaatagtacaaaaataTGGTTTGGAAGTGGAATTTTCGAATCGAATGTTAACTTTTTGCTTGTCTAGTCCATTGTGTTACCGTGTGCTAAATGCACAAATTATGTACGTTTTCATAAATATGTTGTACATTCGAACGTAAATACAAATCAATTATGTAtcttattctttaatttgtgTATTGTTTTCGTAATGTGTTTTTAAAAGTCTTTCTCATATAAAaggaattttgaataaataatgaaagacaaaaaaataataagaaaatcgaAATGTCTAGTCTGATTTGTTACCGTGCAATCTTGTAACGTTTTTCCGTGATTTTCAACGTAAcgtttattttgtcattttgattttttatgcaTAAACTACGTTCTTGTAggccaaaacaaattttaccacCACTGAAAGAATAAgattaaataaagaaagaaaggaaaaaaaagaagagaacaAAAAGCGGGATGCGAAGATTTAGATGCAAACGTTAACACAGGCTTCAATAACCATTTTTCTGACGTTACAAACGTAGCACCAATACTGTGCGTAACGTCTCAGCATATCAATGGCTCTGCCGAGGTTGTATTTGAACATGACCCTCTGTACTTCAATATACCAGCTGTGGCTTCCTGAGGATTTTACAGCTAGTTGTCTTTTACCAAGCTGTTTTTCAACACTATTGTCTGATTGCTGACATATGTTACTAAAGAATGTCATCATTTTGGTATGGATTTGTGCCTCGACTGGTAGGATGCCGGTTAGAATGTACACTGCTGGATCAGGAGTACTCATAGGGACTGAGAGAATTTGTTTGAGCATCTTTTTCTGGAACTTCTCTAGGGTTTCCAAGTGTGCTGATTTTGGTGTCAGAAGCTCCATCCCGTAGAGTAGTACTGGTGATATGTAAGTCTTGTATAGATGGATTAAGCTTTCAGGATCTAATCCGTTTTCTCCATGGAATCCACTTCCGAACAAGGCATAGGCACTTCTTCTTGCTTTCTTGACATTTTCTTCAACATTGGACTCAATGTTTTGTCTCATTGATGTTGTCCTTATTATACCAAGATGTGTTGATTTTGTGACGTTTGGCATTGGATCTTTTCCTAACTGGTAGTGTTCTGGTTCACAATTGTTCTTGGTTGGCTTAGGTTTGATGTGTATTGCCACACTCTTCTGGGGTTGGAGCTTATAGCCTTCCATTCCTGCGTAGTCGgcagatatatttatttgtacctGCATATCAGGTGGTCTTTTTCCCAATAATGCTATGTCGTCTGCACATGCTGTAGTATTGCAAAGGACATTGCCAATTTTGCATCCTAGGCCTGATTGCTGTAATCTATTCAGTAGAGGGTTAACATTTACCTTGTATAAGTCAGTGCTGAGGATTCCTCCTTGGCGCACACCTTGGCTCACTGGGAACTCGTCAGCAATCATTCCTTCCCATTTGATGGCACTAGTTGATTGCCAGTGCATACTCTGTATTATCCTCCAGAGAGTGTCGTCGATACCGCAATGAAATAGTCGTCGCATGAGGTGACTGTGTACCACTACGTCAAATGCAGACTTTGCATCTAGTAAAACCAGCTCAAATTCTTGGTTACTGTCTACACTCTCTCGATAGACTTCTTCCACAACCAGACCTGCGTTCAGTGGCGATGATTTTGCTGTGAAACCTCGTTGGGTTGGATTTTGATCTTTAAGGACTCTTGGTTGTATTCTATCCCTGATTATTGCCTCTATAATCTTGTTAACGACTGGCAGTACTGTTATACCTCTGTAGTTGGCAGCATGACATCGGTCTCCCTTGTTTTTGAAGACAGGTGCAAGAAGTCCTTTCTTAAGTATGTCTGGGACATAGCCATGTTTAAATACCAGATTGATGAGCCTTAAAAGTAGTTGTTCTAGCTTTTCTCCTGCATAGATGAGGTGCTCAACAGTGATGCCATATATGTCTGCAGATTTACCTCTATTTAGGGTCTTTATGGCCTTCTTAAGCTCTATCTGTGTTGCCAGGGGAGTTTCCTTACTTTTTACCATGTCGTTGAttaatttgatttcatattCAACCAGTTCGTGATAGTGTTGGTCCTTCAGCTGGGATGATTTTTCTGCTGATGCTAGATTTCCAAAGTGTTCAGTAAAGCCTTCGATTACTTGGTCACCCGAGTAGAGATTATCATTTACATGTAGATCCATTATACCAGTTCTGTTTCTATTCCTGTTGCCTTTTACTAGTTTGTGATACAGCTTACTGTCTCTTGTTCTTGCCTCCAGTATCTCTTGTTTTTCTCTGTCACGCTCTCTAGCCTGCTCAACTTTCACCTGCTTTTTAAATTCCTTTCTGCTGTTGACTCTGTCTTGATAAGACTTGTCATCTGGGTTGGTGGGTTTCCCATTTCTACTCCATATATCATAGCATTTTCTCATCTCTTTCAAGCTACCTTTGATGATTGGTGTCCATACTTTCAGTTTTGGTTTTGCCTTGTACTTGGATTTATTAGATGAGCTCTCATTTGCTGCGTTTGTTAGCATTTGGTGCATCTTACTGATTAGGAGTTCGGCATCATCTGCTGTCTCGGCTGGGCTTTCTGCCATCGTGTCCACCTGCCTGTTGATAATTGCCAAGTATAGATCTTGGTCTACTTTGTCCCATTTTATAGTTGGTTGAAGTTGCTGAAGTTTGCTGTTTTGATTTGTACCTCTTTTTGGTATCCCTATCTTAACTTCACATTTAATAGGATAATGGTCGGAGTGGTTACTTATGACATCTTTCAGGACCTCTTTTTCTGTCATCTCCATATGTCTGGACTTATACAGGAAGTAGTCAAGTTCGGAACATTCTTGGCCATTTGTCTTAATAAAGGTCTTCCCAGTATTCTCATAGCCTAGCCTGTAGTCTTCGATTAGTTGTTGTAAATACTTTTTCCTTTTGTTTTGCCTTTCATCATTTCCCAGATCTTCATTGAGGTCTCCTCCAATTATAATTTCATGTGTGTCTTGGTATTTAGTGATGATCTCATTTAGTTGGTCAATGGTGTCCAAGAACTCATCTGTACTGTTTCGCCCTCCTGTTGAAGGTAAATACACTGATACCAACAGTAGTTTTTGATCTTTCCCTGATATTTCTACACATTGGATCCTCTCTTTACCATCGTCCAATGGTCTGACTTGACTATCTATTTCGTTTTTCCATATAACAGCAACCCCTCCATGTCCCCTTGGTAGAAATGTTGGTTGTATTGGGTCATATTCATCACTTCCTTTTGCAGCATAGTTGGTACATTTGCCAATTTCTTGTAGATAATGTAATTGTGCATGAAATAGCCAGTGTTCTTGAAGCAAAAGTATGTCGTAATTTTCCATTAGATCGTGCAAGGCGTATATGTTGGATTTTGCATTTTTACAGTTGAATGATATAATTTTCAGAACTGTAACGCCTTCTTCTTCTGCTGTTTTTGCTAACTTCTGTATTTTTGGAGGCTTGGCTGGCACAAAAAATCCTCGTTGTGGGTTCTGGTTTTGTTGAGGGACTCTTGATTATGGCTCGTT comes from the Mytilus trossulus isolate FHL-02 chromosome 3, PNRI_Mtr1.1.1.hap1, whole genome shotgun sequence genome and includes:
- the LOC134711049 gene encoding uncharacterized protein LOC134711049, which codes for MENYDILLLQEHWLFHAQLHYLQEIGKCTNYAAKGSDEYDPIQPTFLPRGHGGVAVIWKNEIDSQVRPLDDGKERIQCVEISGKDQKLLLVSVYLPSTGGRNSTDEFLDTIDQLNEIITKYQDTHEIIIGGDLNEDLGNDERQNKRKKYLQQLIEDYRLGYENTGKTFIKTNGQECSELDYFLYKSRHMEMTEKEVLKDVISNHSDHYPIKCEVKIGIPKRGTNQNSKLQQLQPTIKWDKVDQDLYLAIINRQVDTMAESPAETADDAELLISKMHQMLTNAANESSSNKSKYKAKPKLKVWTPIIKGSLKEMRKCYDIWSRNGKPTNPDDKSYQDRVNSRKEFKKQVKVEQARERDREKQEILEARTRDSKLYHKLVKGNRNRNRTGIMDLHVNDNLYSGDQVIEGFTEHFGNLASAEKSSQLKDQHYHELVEYEIKLINDMVKSKETPLATQIELKKAIKTLNRGKSADIYGITVEHLIYAGEKLEQLLLRLINLVFKHGYVPDILKKGLLAPVFKNKGDRCHAANYRGITVLPVVNKIIEAIIRDRIQPRVLKDQNPTQRGFTAKSSPLNAGLVVEEVYRESVDSNQEFELVLLDAKSAFDVVVHSHLMRRLFHCGIDDTLWRIIQSMHWQSTSAIKWEGMIADEFPVSQGVRQGGILSTDLYKVNVNPLLNRLQQSGLGCKIGNVLCNTTACADDIALLGKRPPDMQVQINISADYAGMEGYKLQPQKSVAIHIKPKPTKNNCEPEHYQLGKDPMPNVTKSTHLGIIRTTSMRQNIESNVEENVKKARRSAYALFGSGFHGENGLDPESLIHLYKTYISPVLLYGMELLTPKSAHLETLEKFQKKMLKQILSVPMSTPDPAVYILTGILPVEAQIHTKMMTFFSNICQQSDNSVEKQLGKRQLAVKSSGSHSWYIEVQRVMFKYNLGRAIDMLRRYAQYWCYVCNVRKMVIEACVNVCI